A single region of the Aliiroseovarius sp. F47248L genome encodes:
- a CDS encoding NADH:flavin oxidoreductase: MSNDPLLQPYQLKHLTLRNRIMTTSHEPAYPEDGMPKERYAAYHAERAKAGVALAMTAGSAAVSKDSPPVFNNILAFRDEVVPWIRNLTDACHDHGCAVMIQLTHLGRRTAWNKGDWLPSVSSSKHREPAHRAFPKLIEDWDIDRIITDFADAAERMQAGGMDGIELQVYGHLLDQFWSPLTNDLTGPYGADTLENRLRFPMDVLAAIRKRVGNDFIVGFRYTADEAQKGGITAEDGIEISKKLAATKQVDFLNVIRGRIHTDPAMTDVIPVQGMKNAPHLDFAGAVRKATGMPTFHAAKIPDVATARHAVQAGLLDMVGMTRAHMADPHIVRKIIEGREDDIRPCVGATYCLDRIYQAGDALCMHNAATGRELTMPHDIPPAKTRKKVVVVGAGPGGLEAARVAAERGHEVIVFEAAADPGGQVRLTAQSPRRREMIGIIDWRMAQCAARDVTFRFNTWAEADDITALAPDVVIVATGGLPNTELFETGTEQANVVTAWDIISGDVKPADSLLIYDESGDHPGLQAAEIAALAGSKVEVMTPDRVFAPDIMAMNLVPYMRALQDKDVTFTVTRRLLDVTRDGNKLTATIGTDYSDHTHTTQYDQVVVNYGTLPLDDLYFDLKPLSSNGGAVDYDALIDGQPQTTDRNPDGSFQLFRIGDAVSARNTHAAIYDALRLVKDI, from the coding sequence ATGTCCAACGATCCGCTACTCCAGCCCTATCAGCTTAAACATCTGACGCTCAGAAATCGGATCATGACCACCAGTCATGAACCCGCCTATCCCGAAGACGGGATGCCGAAGGAACGCTATGCTGCCTATCACGCGGAACGGGCGAAGGCGGGGGTTGCGCTGGCCATGACCGCCGGGTCGGCGGCGGTGTCAAAGGACAGCCCGCCGGTGTTCAACAACATCCTCGCCTTTCGCGACGAGGTGGTGCCGTGGATCAGAAACCTGACCGATGCCTGCCACGACCATGGCTGCGCGGTGATGATCCAGCTGACCCATCTGGGCCGCCGCACCGCGTGGAACAAGGGCGACTGGCTGCCTTCGGTGTCCTCGTCCAAACACCGCGAACCGGCACACCGCGCCTTTCCCAAACTGATCGAGGATTGGGACATCGACCGCATCATCACCGATTTCGCCGACGCCGCCGAACGGATGCAGGCTGGGGGTATGGACGGGATCGAATTGCAGGTCTATGGCCATCTGCTGGACCAGTTCTGGTCACCCCTGACCAATGACCTGACCGGGCCATATGGCGCCGATACACTTGAAAACCGGCTGCGTTTTCCGATGGATGTGCTTGCGGCCATTCGAAAACGCGTCGGCAACGACTTCATCGTCGGGTTCCGCTACACGGCGGACGAGGCGCAGAAGGGCGGCATCACCGCCGAAGACGGGATCGAGATTTCCAAGAAGTTGGCCGCCACCAAGCAAGTCGATTTTCTGAACGTCATCCGCGGGCGCATTCACACCGATCCGGCGATGACCGACGTGATTCCGGTGCAGGGGATGAAAAACGCCCCGCATCTGGATTTCGCAGGCGCGGTCCGGAAAGCCACCGGAATGCCCACCTTCCACGCCGCGAAAATCCCCGATGTGGCGACCGCGCGCCATGCAGTGCAGGCGGGGCTTCTGGACATGGTCGGCATGACGCGGGCACATATGGCCGACCCCCATATCGTGCGCAAAATCATCGAAGGGCGCGAGGATGATATCCGCCCCTGCGTTGGCGCAACCTATTGCCTTGATCGTATCTATCAGGCGGGCGATGCGCTGTGCATGCACAACGCGGCAACGGGGCGCGAGCTGACCATGCCGCATGACATTCCGCCCGCCAAGACCCGCAAGAAGGTGGTGGTGGTCGGGGCCGGTCCTGGTGGGCTGGAAGCCGCCCGCGTCGCCGCCGAACGCGGCCACGAAGTGATCGTGTTCGAAGCCGCTGCCGACCCCGGCGGGCAGGTGCGGCTGACCGCGCAATCCCCCCGGCGGCGCGAGATGATCGGGATCATCGACTGGCGCATGGCCCAATGTGCCGCCCGCGATGTGACCTTCCGGTTCAACACCTGGGCCGAGGCCGATGACATCACCGCCCTGGCCCCCGATGTGGTGATCGTCGCCACCGGCGGTCTGCCCAACACCGAACTTTTCGAAACCGGGACCGAGCAAGCCAATGTCGTTACTGCCTGGGACATCATCTCGGGCGACGTGAAGCCTGCGGACAGCCTCCTGATCTATGACGAAAGCGGCGATCATCCGGGGCTTCAGGCTGCCGAGATTGCTGCGCTCGCCGGATCGAAGGTCGAAGTGATGACTCCCGACCGCGTGTTTGCCCCCGACATCATGGCGATGAACCTTGTCCCTTACATGCGCGCGTTACAGGACAAAGACGTGACCTTCACCGTGACCCGGCGGCTTCTGGACGTGACCCGCGACGGCAACAAGCTGACCGCGACCATCGGCACCGACTACAGCGATCACACGCACACCACGCAGTATGATCAGGTCGTGGTGAACTATGGCACCCTGCCGTTGGATGATCTCTATTTCGATCTGAAACCGCTGTCGTCAAATGGCGGCGCGGTGGATTACGACGCCCTGATCGACGGTCAACCGCAAACAACCGACCGCAACCCCGACGGCTCGTTCCAGCTGTTCCGCATTGGCGATGCAGTTTCGGCCCGCAACACCCACGCGGCGATCTATGACGCGCTTCGGCTGGTCAAGGACATCTGA
- a CDS encoding FAD-dependent oxidoreductase has protein sequence MTDFPHVFQPVQLRHKTLKNRVVFGAHTTNMARDGLPGDQHLAYYVERAMGGAAMIVVEPMPVHPAAVLTRGNFRPGSDDVIPHFRRLTEACQAHGTVMIQQLYHIGAHGDGDNSWHAHWSPSGGPSYHDSDGSHEMTEAEIEDTIDGFVQAAIRCQKAGFDGVEVWAAYHGLLDQFWTPFSNQRSDRWGGSLENRTRASREVLRRIRAACGDDFIIGLAVNDEPDVDAALNREETADIVALHDAEGLMDYVTCGTGGYFDFYKLMPTFLYSEKLGVDLAAMLKRVVKNALVTAESHIRTPENANTVLGASEADLVSIVRGQIADPHLVAKAEAGRADDIRGCISCNQQCWGRRSRDYYISCLINPSAGHEYLWGGDRFEPAPNPQTVLVVGAGPAGLEAARVAAERGHRVTLAEAGPKLGGQFRLAGLQPRRGQIGDLIDWYDRQLARLGVELRLNTCLDDDEIADIGADHVVLATGSLPAGTGFQKALPHLPRLPGLGLGRVWSVEDVMMQAARPGPRVVVLDEGGNWRGCGTAWRLAEDGHAVTIVTPAAMIGKELERSATDWPLRRALARLGVHFVTDTTIGEWTTDGAIIKSLLTGQTELLAADTLVLATTNVADTSLNTALAAKGILTHTIGDANAPRNAALAIYEGRQTGRTI, from the coding sequence GTGACCGATTTCCCCCATGTCTTTCAACCGGTGCAATTGCGGCACAAGACGCTGAAGAACCGGGTGGTGTTCGGCGCGCATACCACCAACATGGCGCGTGATGGCCTGCCCGGCGACCAGCATCTGGCCTACTACGTCGAACGCGCCATGGGTGGGGCCGCGATGATCGTAGTCGAGCCGATGCCGGTCCACCCTGCCGCCGTCCTGACCCGCGGCAATTTCCGACCCGGCTCGGACGATGTCATCCCGCATTTCAGGCGATTGACCGAAGCGTGCCAGGCCCACGGCACGGTGATGATCCAGCAGCTCTATCACATCGGCGCGCATGGCGATGGCGACAACTCGTGGCACGCGCATTGGTCGCCCTCGGGCGGCCCCAGCTATCACGACAGCGACGGCAGTCACGAAATGACCGAGGCCGAGATCGAGGACACCATCGACGGTTTCGTGCAGGCCGCCATTCGGTGCCAAAAGGCAGGCTTTGACGGGGTCGAGGTCTGGGCGGCCTATCACGGGCTTCTGGACCAGTTCTGGACACCGTTTTCCAACCAGCGCAGCGACCGCTGGGGCGGCAGTCTTGAAAACCGCACCCGCGCCTCGCGCGAGGTGTTGCGCCGCATTCGTGCAGCCTGCGGCGACGACTTCATCATCGGGCTTGCCGTCAATGATGAACCGGATGTCGACGCCGCGCTGAACCGCGAGGAAACCGCCGATATCGTCGCCCTGCACGATGCCGAAGGGCTGATGGATTACGTCACCTGTGGCACCGGCGGCTATTTCGACTTCTACAAGCTAATGCCCACGTTCCTGTATAGCGAGAAGCTAGGGGTCGATCTGGCCGCGATGCTGAAACGCGTGGTGAAAAACGCCCTTGTCACCGCCGAAAGCCACATCCGCACACCGGAAAACGCCAACACCGTGCTGGGCGCGAGCGAGGCGGATCTGGTGTCCATCGTGCGCGGCCAGATTGCCGACCCGCATCTGGTCGCCAAGGCCGAAGCCGGGCGAGCGGACGACATTCGCGGCTGCATCTCCTGCAACCAGCAATGTTGGGGTCGGCGGTCGCGGGATTACTATATCTCGTGTCTGATCAACCCGTCTGCGGGGCATGAATACCTGTGGGGCGGGGATCGCTTCGAACCGGCCCCCAACCCGCAAACGGTGCTGGTGGTCGGCGCGGGCCCCGCCGGGCTGGAAGCCGCGCGTGTCGCCGCCGAACGCGGCCACCGCGTCACGCTGGCCGAGGCCGGGCCGAAACTGGGCGGACAGTTCCGTCTGGCCGGTCTGCAACCGCGCCGGGGTCAGATCGGCGACCTGATCGACTGGTATGACCGGCAACTGGCGCGGCTGGGCGTCGAGCTGCGCCTGAACACCTGTCTGGACGACGACGAGATTGCGGACATCGGCGCCGACCACGTTGTGTTGGCCACCGGATCGTTGCCCGCCGGGACCGGGTTCCAGAAGGCGCTGCCGCATCTGCCGCGCCTGCCGGGCCTCGGGTTGGGCCGCGTCTGGTCGGTCGAGGATGTGATGATGCAGGCCGCCCGGCCCGGCCCGCGCGTTGTGGTGCTGGACGAAGGCGGCAACTGGCGCGGCTGCGGCACTGCTTGGCGGCTGGCCGAAGACGGCCACGCGGTGACGATTGTCACCCCCGCCGCGATGATCGGCAAGGAACTGGAGCGCTCGGCGACCGATTGGCCGCTCAGACGGGCGTTGGCGCGATTGGGTGTGCACTTCGTGACCGACACCACGATTGGTGAATGGACCACCGACGGTGCGATCATAAAATCTCTGCTGACCGGTCAGACCGAACTTCTGGCCGCGGACACGTTGGTTCTGGCCACGACGAATGTCGCCGATACCAGCCTGAACACGGCGCTGGCCGCAAAAGGTATTCTCACCCACACCATCGGCGACGCCAATGCGCCCCGCAATGCGGCCTTGGCGATATACGAGGGGCGACAGACGGGTCGGACGATTTGA
- the xylB gene encoding xylulokinase, whose product MTYLGIDLGTSGLRALLVDADGAPLAAVERSYAATHPRPGWSEQDPAQWIAAFDSAMDELRATQPLFTGLRGIGVAGHMHGATLLDAAGKVLRPCILWNDTRSAAEAAVLDALPEVRGLSGNIVFPGFTAPKLEWVRHNEPEVFAKTAKVLLPAAYLNYYLTGDYVADMSDSAGTSWLDVGKRQWSERLLEASHMRPDQMPRLVEGSDVAGGLRQELVRKWGLSGPVTVAGGAGDNAAAACGIGALDEGQGFVSLGTSGVLLAARDGYSPAPETAVHTFCHAVPGRWYQMGVMLSATDSLNWLARITGEKPADLTAKLGEELQTPGAVRFLPYLSGERTPHNDADIRGGFTGLSAGTTRQDMTRAVLEGVTFGLRDSLDALASTGVTLDKIIAIGGGTASRYWLKLLATVLGVPVQLPASGEFGAALGAARLGKIAATGVAPESVITPPEIQAEILPDTEKMDAFAAAHQAFRAAYPAVKSIQ is encoded by the coding sequence ATGACCTATCTGGGGATTGATCTTGGCACTTCGGGCTTGCGAGCATTGCTGGTCGATGCGGATGGCGCGCCGTTGGCTGCGGTCGAGCGGAGTTATGCTGCGACCCATCCTCGGCCCGGCTGGTCAGAACAGGACCCCGCCCAGTGGATCGCCGCGTTTGACAGCGCGATGGACGAGCTGCGCGCAACGCAACCACTGTTTACCGGGTTGCGCGGGATCGGGGTGGCGGGGCACATGCATGGCGCGACACTTCTTGATGCGGCGGGCAAGGTACTGCGCCCATGTATCCTGTGGAATGACACGCGTTCGGCGGCCGAGGCGGCGGTGCTGGATGCACTGCCCGAGGTGCGCGGGCTGTCTGGCAACATCGTGTTTCCCGGTTTCACCGCGCCCAAACTGGAATGGGTGCGCCACAACGAGCCCGAGGTTTTCGCAAAGACCGCCAAGGTTCTGCTGCCCGCGGCCTATCTGAACTATTATCTGACCGGCGACTATGTGGCCGACATGTCGGACAGCGCGGGCACCTCGTGGCTGGATGTTGGCAAGCGCCAGTGGTCTGAGCGGTTGCTTGAGGCCAGCCACATGCGGCCAGACCAGATGCCCCGGTTGGTCGAAGGGTCAGATGTGGCGGGGGGGCTGCGCCAAGAGCTGGTCAGGAAATGGGGGCTGAGCGGTCCCGTGACCGTGGCGGGCGGGGCAGGGGACAACGCCGCCGCCGCCTGTGGCATTGGCGCGTTGGATGAGGGGCAGGGCTTTGTCTCGCTTGGCACATCAGGCGTGCTGCTGGCCGCGCGGGACGGTTACAGCCCTGCGCCCGAGACCGCCGTGCATACCTTCTGTCATGCGGTGCCGGGGCGGTGGTATCAGATGGGCGTCATGTTGTCGGCGACTGACAGCCTGAACTGGCTGGCGCGGATCACCGGGGAAAAACCTGCTGACCTGACGGCCAAGTTGGGCGAGGAGTTGCAGACACCGGGCGCGGTTCGGTTCCTGCCCTATCTGTCCGGCGAACGCACACCGCATAATGATGCCGACATTCGCGGCGGGTTTACCGGCTTGTCCGCAGGCACCACCCGGCAGGACATGACCCGCGCGGTGTTGGAAGGGGTGACGTTCGGGTTGCGCGACAGTCTGGATGCGTTGGCAAGCACCGGCGTCACGCTGGACAAGATCATTGCTATCGGTGGCGGAACCGCGTCGCGGTATTGGTTGAAGCTGCTGGCAACGGTGCTGGGTGTCCCTGTGCAATTGCCCGCGTCCGGCGAGTTCGGCGCGGCTTTGGGGGCCGCGCGTCTGGGCAAAATCGCGGCCACAGGTGTGGCGCCGGAAAGTGTCATTACCCCGCCAGAGATACAGGCCGAGATCCTGCCGGATACCGAGAAGATGGACGCGTTCGCCGCCGCTCATCAAGCATTTCGAGCCGCATATCCGGCGGTGAAATCCATTCAGTAA
- the yghX gene encoding YghX family hydrolase: MTNQPQRKRASDFHPRILEVFDGYVHGKLSKREFIAKAGRYAAAGVTGAMILEQLQPNYALAQQVAPDDADIETEVIEYESPEGHGMIRGLMARPAGAEGPLPAVLVVHENRGLNPYIEDVVRRAAKAGYLALGPDGLTPLGGYPGTDDEGREIQRELDGAKLMEDFFAAFEYLRDHPNSTGRVGCVGFCYGGGVCNALAVAYPDLAASVPFYGRQPAAEDVPQIQAPLLIHYAELDERINAGWDAYKAALDENGKDYTVHFYPGVNHGFHNDTTPRYDEEAATLAWERTLAFFDTRLTAS; encoded by the coding sequence ATGACCAACCAACCCCAACGCAAGCGTGCGTCCGACTTCCATCCGCGCATTCTGGAAGTGTTCGATGGGTATGTGCATGGCAAGCTCAGCAAACGCGAGTTTATTGCCAAGGCAGGCCGCTATGCCGCCGCTGGTGTCACCGGCGCGATGATCCTTGAACAGCTTCAGCCGAACTATGCGCTGGCCCAACAGGTCGCGCCGGACGATGCGGATATTGAAACCGAGGTCATCGAATATGAAAGCCCCGAAGGTCATGGCATGATCCGTGGGCTTATGGCCCGCCCGGCGGGTGCCGAAGGTCCCCTGCCCGCAGTTCTGGTCGTGCACGAAAATCGCGGTCTCAACCCTTATATCGAAGACGTGGTGCGCCGGGCAGCCAAGGCCGGATACCTCGCGCTTGGGCCGGATGGGCTAACGCCACTTGGCGGATATCCGGGCACGGATGACGAAGGTCGCGAGATTCAGCGAGAGCTTGATGGCGCAAAGCTTATGGAAGATTTCTTTGCCGCCTTCGAATACCTGCGCGACCATCCAAACAGCACGGGCCGCGTTGGGTGTGTCGGGTTCTGTTATGGCGGCGGCGTGTGCAACGCACTGGCCGTGGCCTATCCCGACCTTGCCGCGTCTGTGCCGTTCTATGGCCGGCAACCCGCCGCAGAAGACGTGCCGCAGATACAGGCCCCGCTGCTGATCCACTATGCCGAACTTGATGAACGGATCAACGCGGGATGGGACGCCTACAAGGCGGCGCTGGATGAAAACGGAAAAGACTATACCGTCCACTTCTATCCGGGCGTCAACCACGGGTTCCACAACGACACCACCCCACGCTATGACGAAGAAGCGGCAACACTGGCGTGGGAGCGGACACTGGCCTTCTTCGACACTCGCCTGACCGCCAGCTGA
- the aroQ gene encoding type II 3-dehydroquinate dehydratase: protein MSKLIYILNGPNLNLLGKRQPEVYGHETLADVEAQCQKAATSAGLSQKMLQSNHEGQIVDWIQEAREDAAGIIINPAALTHYSIAVLDALNAFDGPVIEVHISQIHKREAFRHKSYVSHRADAVMAGFGTHGYALAMQHMAHLLGEN from the coding sequence ATGAGCAAACTGATCTATATCCTCAACGGCCCGAACCTGAACCTGTTGGGCAAACGACAGCCCGAGGTCTATGGCCACGAGACGCTGGCTGATGTGGAAGCGCAATGTCAGAAGGCCGCAACATCTGCGGGTCTGTCGCAAAAGATGCTGCAGTCAAACCACGAAGGCCAGATTGTCGATTGGATTCAAGAGGCACGCGAAGACGCCGCCGGGATCATCATCAATCCCGCTGCCCTGACACATTATTCCATCGCGGTGTTGGACGCGCTGAACGCCTTTGACGGCCCGGTGATCGAAGTTCATATCAGCCAAATCCACAAACGCGAGGCGTTCCGGCACAAATCTTACGTCAGCCATCGCGCCGACGCGGTCATGGCCGGGTTCGGCACGCACGGATATGCCCTTGCCATGCAGCATATGGCCCATCTTCTGGGCGAAAACTAG